Genomic window (Brevibacterium paucivorans):
ATATGACCAAACCTAGTGTGCAGGTGTGAGATTTGACTAGATGTCACTTGCCAGAACTGTCACACGGGTAACGTGGGACGTGAAACGAAAGGAAACCTTCATGAACGAAATTCTGTCTCCCCAACTTCTTGACACGCTACGTGAACGCGCACCCCGCTATGACGCGAATAATGAGTTCTGTTTCGAGGACATGGAAGACTTGCGGGCAGCCGGTTACCTCACCATGTTGGTTCCTGAATCCTTTGGAGGGGCGGGCATGAGTGTCGCCCAGGTTTCTCGCGTTCAGCGCACGCTCGCCCAGGCCGCGCCGGCAACTGCGCTCGCCTTCAACATGCACCAGATCATTGTGGGACTGTGCGCGCGTTTGCACCGTGCGGGCGATTCGACCACCGACTGGGTCTTGCGCGACGCGATGGAAGGACACATTTTCGCGTTCGGTATCAGCGAAGCCGGTAACGACTCTGTTCTGTTCGACTCCACCACCGAGGCCGTCCCCACCGATGACGGCTACAAGCTCACGGGCACCAAGATCTTCACGTCCCTGTCGCCAGTGTGGACGCGTCTGGTTGTCCATGCTCGCGTAAAAGACTCAGACCAGCTGGTCTTCGGTTTCATCGACCGAGACTCCGAAGGAATCGACATCAAGGACGACTGGGACACCTTGGGCATGCGTGCCACCCAGTCGTGTACAACGGTCCTGAACAACGTGGTCCTGCCATCCGACCGCGTTGCCACACACACGCCCGTTGGGCCCAACGACAACCCGTTTGTGTTCGGGATTTTCGGGTGCTTCGAACTGTTCTTGGGCAGTGTGTACAACGGTATTGGTGAACGCGCTGTTGCCCTGGCCAGCGAGATCGTTAAGAAACGCATGTCTCGGGCAAAGGGTGAGCCGTACTCCAAGGACCCCGACATTCGTTGGCAGATCGCCTCCGCCGCAATCCTCATGGACGGTGCCAGCCTGCAGCTTGAAAAGCTCACGGAGGACTTTGACCTGGTGGGCACTGACCGAGATCCCAACTACGGCATGAAGTGGTTCCTGCACTTTTCGGCGGCGAAGAATAGGTCGGCCGAGGCGGCAAAGAGCGCCGTAGATACTGCCCTTCGCGTGTGTGGGGGCTCCCAGTACTATTCGCGCAGTGAACTCCAGCGCTTGTACCGGGATGTCCTGGCCGGAATTTACCAGCCTAGTGACAACGAAAGCCTGCACACCGCGTACGGCAACGCACTGCTGGGGCCCATCGAAGATTAAGCACTCCCAACGGCGCAAAACGAGCGAAACGGCGCATTATATTGCGTAGTTTCGCTCGTTTTGCGCCTTCTGGACTTAGCTACTCCACCCGGTGCGTCCCAACTGCGCAAAGCTGCGCGTACAGAGTCACTTCCTCACACCTCGGCAGGGGTTTCTGACTCGTTTAGCTACACTCCAGCTCGATTTCGCCCGTCGAGTGTAGCTAAACGCACTCCCAGCCCGAGGTCATCGTCTCTTCCGCTGTCGCTTTCCCGCCCGTGTCCGGGGTCACTGTTAAGGTGAACATATGCCCGTAAAAACGGGTGGTCAGTGCCACAAAAATGCGTGCTGATCTGAGTTCTGCAAGGAGAGTTTAATGTCGTCAGTGCCCTCCATTCTGAGTGAGTCGCTCGAACAGGTCGATCCGGAAATCGCGCAGGTTTTGGATGACGAACTGCAACGTCAGCGAGACACACTCGAGATGATTGCCTCGGAAAACTTCGTCCCCAAAGCCGTTTTGCAAGCACAGGGGTCGGTCCTCACAAACAAGTACGCGGAAGGATACCCGGGGCGCCGCTACTACGGAGGGTGCGAACACGTAGACGTCGCAGAGAACCTCGCGATTGACCGTGTGAAGGAACTCTTCGGAGCGAACTTCGCTAACGTGCAACCTCACTCTGGTGCTCAAGCAAATGCGGCAGTGATGCACGCTCTGGCTCGCCCGGGAGACACGCTCATGGGGATGAGCCTGGCACACGGTGGTCACTTGACCCACGGTATGAAGATCAACTTCTCTGGTCGCCTCTATGACATCGCTGCCTACGGTGTGGACGAAGCGACCAACCGCCTGGACATGGACAAGGTGCGCAAGACCGCACTGGAAAGCAAACCCAAAGTAATTGTGGCCGGATGGTCCGCCTACCCACGCCACCTCGACTTCGAAGCCTTCCGCGAAATCGCCGACGAAGTTGGTGCAAAGCTGTGGGTCGACATGGCGCACTTCGCGGGACTCGTCGCCGCAGGACTGCACCCCAGCCCAGTGCCATACGCTGACGTGGTGTCTTCAACCGTTCACAAGACCCTCAGCGGTCCACGTTCGGGTCTGATTCTGAGCCGTGACGAAGACATCGCTAAGAAGATCAACTCAGCTGTGTTCCCCGGTCAGCAGGGTGGTCCACTCATGCACGTGGTGGCGGCCAAGGCCATCGCGTTCAAGATCGCTCAGTCCGCCGAGTTCAAAGAAAAGCAAGAGCGTACTCTCCGCGGCGCAAAGATCCTGGCTGAACGCCTCCTCCAGGACGATGTCACCGACGCCGGTGTCAGCGTTCTGACAGAAGGAACCGACGTTCACCTGGTGCTCGTTGACCTGCGGAACTCCGCTCTCAACGGTCAGGAAGCAGAAGACCTGCTCCACTCGGTTGGAATCACGGTCAACCGCAACGCAGTTCCTTTCGACCCACGGCCACCCATGGTCACCTCGGGCCTGCGGGTGGGAACCCCGGCGCTTGCTTCCCGTGGCTTTGGTGACGAAGAATTCACCGAGGTCGCCGACATCATGGCGCAGGTCCTCAAGCCCGGCTGCGACCTGGACGAACAGCGCCAGCGCGTGGCTCGACTGACCCAAGCATTCCCGCTTTATGAAGGACTGAAACAGTACTGATGGCGCAGATTCTCGACGGAAAAGCGACTGCAAAAGCGCTCAAGCAGGAATTCTCTGAGCGCGTTGCGAGGCTAAAAGAACACGGAGTGACGCCTGGCCTGGGTACCTTGCTGGTAGGCGAGGACCCCGGCTCGCAATGGTACGTGGCGGGTAAACACCGCGACTGTGCCGAAGTCGGCATCGAGTCGATTCGTGAAGACCTCCCGGAAACCGCGACCCAGCAGGAAATCGAAGACGCAGTTCAGCGCCTTAACGACAACCCTGTATGCACCGGGTTCATCGTGCAGTTGCCACTGCCCAAAGGGATCGACACCAACCGGGTTTTGGAGCTGATCGACCCTGACAAGGACGCCGACGGCCTACACCCCATGAACTTGGGTCGCCTGGTTTTGCGGGTAGGTGAGGACGTTGAGTCGTCCTTGCCGTGTACACCGGTAGGGATCGTTGAGCTTCTAGAACGCCACGGTGTTGACTTAAACGGTAAACACGTCGTGGTGCTTGGCCGCGGAGTGACCGTGGGTCGCCCCATCGGGTTGATCCTGACCCGCCGCGCCGTGAACGCCACGGTGACGCTCACGCACACCGGAACCACAAACCTCAAGGAACTGCTCCAACAAGCCGATGTCGTTGTCGCCGCCGCAGGTGTCAAAGACATCGTGGATGGCGACTCGGTCAAGGACGGCGTGGTGCTGGTTGACGTGGGAGTTTCGCGCGAAACCGACCCCGAAACCGGTAAGTCCCGGGTTGTGGGCGACGTTTCCGAAGAGGCGCGCGCTAAGTCGTCGTTCTACTCGCCCAACCCTGGGGGAGTGGGACCCATGACGCGCGTTGAACTGTTGCGTAACGTCATTGAGAGCGCTGAACGGTCACTTGCGTAGTGGGCTGTAACCCAGTTACCCACCACAAGTAAGAGGTTTGCGCATAGGGGTGGTGTGTAACTGGCCGATTTTGGGCCGAAAAAGTGAACAAAACGAACAAAAAGGGTGTTTACCCACCAACCCTGTTCGAGGGGTGGTGGGTAAATGGTTCTTGTGCGCGTGGCGACGTGGTATCTGATTGGTGTGTCACATCTGCTCGGTAGAGCAGTCCAAGTGAAGCACTCCGGGTGTTTTAGCCAAGTCCAGACGGCGCAAAGCGAGCGGGACGTCGCATTATAATGCGTAGTCTTGCTCGCTTTGCGCCGTTTCGTTTGGCCGCAGTCGGCAGATTCGACTGT
Coding sequences:
- the glyA gene encoding serine hydroxymethyltransferase — translated: MSSVPSILSESLEQVDPEIAQVLDDELQRQRDTLEMIASENFVPKAVLQAQGSVLTNKYAEGYPGRRYYGGCEHVDVAENLAIDRVKELFGANFANVQPHSGAQANAAVMHALARPGDTLMGMSLAHGGHLTHGMKINFSGRLYDIAAYGVDEATNRLDMDKVRKTALESKPKVIVAGWSAYPRHLDFEAFREIADEVGAKLWVDMAHFAGLVAAGLHPSPVPYADVVSSTVHKTLSGPRSGLILSRDEDIAKKINSAVFPGQQGGPLMHVVAAKAIAFKIAQSAEFKEKQERTLRGAKILAERLLQDDVTDAGVSVLTEGTDVHLVLVDLRNSALNGQEAEDLLHSVGITVNRNAVPFDPRPPMVTSGLRVGTPALASRGFGDEEFTEVADIMAQVLKPGCDLDEQRQRVARLTQAFPLYEGLKQY
- a CDS encoding acyl-CoA dehydrogenase family protein, with product MNEILSPQLLDTLRERAPRYDANNEFCFEDMEDLRAAGYLTMLVPESFGGAGMSVAQVSRVQRTLAQAAPATALAFNMHQIIVGLCARLHRAGDSTTDWVLRDAMEGHIFAFGISEAGNDSVLFDSTTEAVPTDDGYKLTGTKIFTSLSPVWTRLVVHARVKDSDQLVFGFIDRDSEGIDIKDDWDTLGMRATQSCTTVLNNVVLPSDRVATHTPVGPNDNPFVFGIFGCFELFLGSVYNGIGERAVALASEIVKKRMSRAKGEPYSKDPDIRWQIASAAILMDGASLQLEKLTEDFDLVGTDRDPNYGMKWFLHFSAAKNRSAEAAKSAVDTALRVCGGSQYYSRSELQRLYRDVLAGIYQPSDNESLHTAYGNALLGPIED
- a CDS encoding bifunctional methylenetetrahydrofolate dehydrogenase/methenyltetrahydrofolate cyclohydrolase yields the protein MMAQILDGKATAKALKQEFSERVARLKEHGVTPGLGTLLVGEDPGSQWYVAGKHRDCAEVGIESIREDLPETATQQEIEDAVQRLNDNPVCTGFIVQLPLPKGIDTNRVLELIDPDKDADGLHPMNLGRLVLRVGEDVESSLPCTPVGIVELLERHGVDLNGKHVVVLGRGVTVGRPIGLILTRRAVNATVTLTHTGTTNLKELLQQADVVVAAAGVKDIVDGDSVKDGVVLVDVGVSRETDPETGKSRVVGDVSEEARAKSSFYSPNPGGVGPMTRVELLRNVIESAERSLA